One Myripristis murdjan chromosome 18, fMyrMur1.1, whole genome shotgun sequence DNA window includes the following coding sequences:
- the sh3tc1 gene encoding SH3 domain and tetratricopeptide repeat-containing protein 1 has protein sequence MWSMSERTPRDAARALRRQAAADGQQLRDLVEKTLRHGTTALPMLLTMVMGPDRLPGDEESQEMLRGKLRILQADSTKVNTFFMELSTHLLSINSEDKVIFVTFKTFEEIWKFTTYYAMGFLGQCMESLLLDQEFWLSSLEEDAGIEVSFQEETFNLIYKGILMQDGSLFASCSVNQMFDSSTSGADLYLEQGDVAQFEPPFLGSGWTVLCLADGARGTKHKPALEPVTPFYQWFLKSCAECILVGGGKPASNIPLQFARGACVATAEYDAEGPDELSVAPGDRIIIVGLLVSCFDWFTGRMEATGEVGLVKTSIVKPSNTICDSADIFLDKEESVFFSLKEEQVVEETVALLKRISQNDIGYNYKLDLIHQEGSEKKRKSSSSAKDDHRQIELKKNIERILIQCKVSSSHSAVTKSGSQEDSGQAVNTSDPKPPCFTVHPVVEGNSSPENFTPLISFLDSRDYKLEFSVLYGLTPELLGSSVFTGQSNDDEVTTFLGAARETARKKRHFWSQSRLCFLLGKLCGGRSKFSQARVYFEEALSVPREGFTDLRLLASIYANLAVIYLTQKNMEKYFALMERLAALVMSIPDSMTSKEDNLQVLKYILKKAVLSHNKKAEARACFLLARCHWRHGEGVSAVPYIERLLVLSAETPRTCSIHPSHGYLTLGRLYSELCLPHLSVSSARRASLQPSATLSDCLSSMALVLDNANRLSSITNQEVSIPAQVAPYLHRALSFTRVEENGGGSDCCHVLSQPLTLCLSQLFHKHKMVGHAVSCMHALINHSLPSQSVSIPDRNSALIWLGWLHIDNSQPDIALDVLDCVLSSMPEHCTTPQEGVVHNIRGVALRCMGDLRRAAESYQAAIDICQEYEDQPNWAVAQANLGLLCLKAGAKTLAERHLTKAVQLFSELDEDSHEVNFITVLLELGQHYVKQGQLDNGKGCYEWALLLAIKAHHSDCQLAATQCLCHLYGTVSPDQAQCIIYNQHQVSLLRNRGDRGQEGVILETISQLYLSLGTDRAYRAALDYTKSSLGIFIDLGHREKEAYGWLQAGKIYHMLGQTELVDLYIQVAQDVGLSTGDTSFILKLLEAAGDIFFNSSQDRDKAICFYRDRALPIAVKSNSVGTRLRLCNKLVELMLSLKLHGEAVEFAQTALDISITLGECLNERVAYHRLATLYHCLDQFELAEHYYLKTLSLCPAPLQFDEETLYYVRVYQILGDITFYDLKDPFDAAGYYQLALAAAMDLGNKKSQLQLCTRLATIYHNFLVDRELSLFFYQKARGFAADLNVRRINIAPDQQHSSTSQYKATGQ, from the exons ATGTGGAGCATGAGTGAGCGAACCCCCCGGGACGCAGCACGAGCCCTCCGGAGGCAGGCGGCTGCAGACGGCCAGCAGCTCAGAGACCTGGTGGAGAAAACACTGCGACACGGCACAACGG CCCTGCCAATGCTGCTGACCATGGTGATGGGCCCTGACAGGCTTCCTGGAGATGAGGAGTCACAGGAAATGCTGAGAGGGAAGCTCCGCATTCTACAGGCTGACAGCACCAAGGTCAACACTTTCTTCATG GAGCTGTCGACTCATCTTCTCTCCATCAACAGTGAAGACAAAGTCATATTTGTGacattcaaaacatttgaaGAAATATGGAAATTCACCACATATTATGCAATGG gGTTTCTGGGCCAGTGCATGGAGAGTCTGCTGTTAGACCAAGAGTTCTGGCTCAGTTCTCTGGAGGAAGACGCTGGTATTGAAGTTTCCTTCCAGGAGGAAACATTCAACCTCATCTACAAGGGTATCCTCATGCAGGACG GTTCCCTGTTTGCCAGTTGCAGTGTTAACCAGATGTTTGACAGCTCCACCTCTGGAGCCGACCTGTACCTGGAGCAGGGAGATGTCGCCCAGTTTGAGCCTCCCTTCCTGGGCTCGGGGTGGACTGTCCTCTGCCTGGCTGACGGAGCCCGgggcacaaaacacaaacctgCCTTGGAGCCTGTCACCCCCTTTTACCA ATGGTTCCTCAAATCCTGTGCAGAATGCATTTTAGTCGGCGGTGGAAAGCCTGCCAGCAACATCCCTCTGCAGTTTG cCAGAGGAGCCTGTGTGGCAACAGCAGAATACGACGCTGAGGGCCCCGATGAGTTGAGTGTTGCACCTGGTGATCGCATCATCATTGTGGGACTGCTGGTGTCTTGTTTTGATTGGTTCACAGGGAGGATGGAGGCAACAGGAGAGGTGGGGCTGGTCAAGACAAGCATTGTCAAGCCGTCCAATACCATTTGTGA CTCAGCAGACATCTTTTTGGACAAAGAAGAAAGCGTGTTCTTCAGTCTGAAAGAGGAGCAAGTCGTAGAAGAGACTGTTGCCTTGCTGAAGAGGATATCACAAAATGATATTGGTTATAACTACAAGCTTG ATCTGATCCATCAAGAAGgctcagaaaagaaaagaaaaa GCAGCTCCTCAGCCAAAGATGATCATCGGCAGATTGAATTGAAGAAGAATATCGAGAGGATTCTTATCCAATGCAAAGTTTCATCATCTCATTCTGCTGTGACCAAAAGTGGGTCTCAAGAGGACTCAGGGCAGGCTGTAAACACCTCAGACCCCAAGCCCCCCTGTTTCACTGTTCATCCAGTTGTAGAGGGAAACAGCAGCCCAGAGAACTTtactcctctcatctcctttctGGACAGCCGGGACTACAAACTAGAGTTTAGTGTCCTCTATGGACTCACCCCTGAGCTTCTTGGCTCTTCTGTATTCACTGGCCAGTCCAACGACGACGAGGTAACAACCTTTCTGGGTGCTGCAAGGGAAACGGCAAGGAAGAAACGCCACTTTTGGTCCCAGAGCCGCCTATGCTTCCTGCTGGGTAAGCTCTGTGGAGGGAGGTCAAAGTTCAGCCAGGCCCGGGTTTACTTTGAGGAAGCCCTCAGTGTGCCACGAGAAGGCTTCACGGACCTGAGGCTACTGGCTAGCATCTATGCCAACCTGGCGGTCATATATCTCACtcagaaaaacatggaaaagtaCTTTGCTCTGATGGAGCGACTAGCTGCCTTGGTCATGAGCATCCCAGATAGCATGACTAGCAAAGAGGACAACTTGCAGGTTCTAAAATACATACTGAAAAAAGCTGTTCTGTCTCACAACAAGAAGGCCGAGGCCCGGGCCTGTTTCCTTTTGGCAAGGTGCCACTGGAGGCACGGTGAGGGTGTCAGCGCTGTGCCTTATATTGAGAGACTACTTGTTCTTTCTGCAGAAACTCCCAGAACATGCAGCATCCATCCCAGTCATGGATACCTCACTCTAGGGAGGCTTTACAGTGAACTCTGCCTTCCCCACCTCAGTGTCAGTTCAGCCAGAAGAGCCTCTCTGCAGCCCTCTGCTACACTGAGCGACTGCCTCAGCAGCATGGCTCTGGTTCTAGATAATGCCAACAGACTCAGTTCAATCACAAATCAGGAAGTGTCCATACCCGCTCAGGTGGCTCCATATTTACACCGAGCTCTGTCTTTTACCAGGGTTGAAGAAAACGGAGGTGGAAGCGACTGCTGCCATGTGTTGAGCCAGCCACTCACTCTGTGTCTCTCCCAGCTGTTTCATAAGCACAAAATGGTTGGACACGCTGTCTCCTGTATGCATGCTCTAATCAACCACAGTCTGCCGTCACAGTCTGTCTCCATCCCAGACAGAAACAGTGCCCTCATCTGGCTAGGATGGCTTCACATTGATAATAGCCAACCGGACATTGCTCTGGACGTCCTGGACTGTGTCCTGTCTTCCATGCCAGAACACTGCACCACACCTCAAGAAG GTGTTGTCCATAACATTCGTGGTGTGGCACTTCGATGCATGGGGGACCTCCGGAGGGCAGCAGAAAGCTACCAAGCTGCTATTGACATCTGCCAAGAGTATGAGGACCAACCAAACTGGGCTGTAGCCCAGGCTAACCTAG GTCTGTTGTGCTTGAAGGCTGGGGCTAAAACACTAGCAGAGAGGCATCTGACCAAGGCTGTGCAACTTTTCTCGGAGCTGGATGAAGACAGTCATGAGGTGAATTTCATTACTGTGCTACTGGAGCTGGGACAGCACTACGTGAAGCAGGGCCAGCTGGACAATGGGAAGGGATGCTATGAGTGGGCCCTGCTGCTTGCTATTAAGGCCCATCATTCAGACT GTCAGCTTGCTGCAACCCAGTGTCTCTGTCATCTGTATGGGACGGTGAGTCCAGACCAGGCCCAGTGCATCATCTACAACCAGCATCAAGTCAGTCTGCTGAGGAAcaggggagacagaggacaAGAGGGAGTTATACTGGAAACCATTAGCCAGCTCTACCTCAGTCTGGGgactgacag ggCATACCGGGCAGCTCTGGACTACACCAAGAGCAGCCTGGGTATTTTCATTGACCTGGGCCATAGGGAAAAGGAGGCATATGGCTGGCTACAGGCAGGGAAGATCTACCACATGCTGGGCCAGACTGAGCTAGTGGATCTATACATACAG GTGGCTCAGGATGTTGGTTTGAGTACAGGAGACACCAGCTTCATCCTGAAGCTCCTGGAAGCTGCAGGAGACATTTTCTTCAACAGCAGCCAGGACCGAGACAAGGCTATCTGCTTTTACAGG GACCGTGCTCTGCCCATTGCAGTGAAGAGCAACAGTGTTGGCACCAGACTGAGGCTGTGTAACAAACTGGTTGAGCTGATGCTCAGCCTGAAGCTGCATGGGGAAGCTGTGGAGTTTGCTCAGACTGCACTAGACATCAGCATCACTCTGG GTGAGTGCCTTAATGAGCGAGTTGCCTACCACCGCCTGGCCACCCTGTACCACTGTCTGGACCAGTTTGAACTGGCTGAACATTACTACCTGAAAACCCTGTCACTTTGTCCAGCACCTCTCCAGTTTGATGAAGAAACGTTGTACTACGTCAGGGTGTACCAGATACTGGGGGACATCACATTCTATGACCTCAAG gatCCTTTTGATGCAGCAGGCTACTACCAGCTGGCCCTGGCTGCAGCCATGGATCTGGGCAACAAGaagtctcagctgcagctctgcaccCGCCTGGCCACCATCTACCACAACTTCCTGGTGGACCGGGAGCTCTCGCTCTTCTTCTACCAGAAGGCCAGAGGGTTCGCTGCAGACCTGAACGTGAGGAGGATTAACATCGCGCCggatcagcagcacagcagcacctcGCAGTACAAGGCCACTGGACAATAG